The following DNA comes from Marinifilum sp. JC120.
ATCAATTCCGACCTCAATCCCGAGGACGTGCGTTCCATGTGCTGCCGTTTGCAGATGGACCTGCGTGAGATCCGCAAGAAAACCGGTGGCCTGTTCGGTGCCGGAGACCTGACCGGTTCCATCGGTGTTGTTACCTTGAATCTGCCTAAACTGGCTTACCTCGCACAGGGTGAGGAAGATTTCCTCGACCTGATTACCGAGTACGCTACTCAGGCCAAGGATTCTTTGGAGTACAAACGCAAGCTGGTTTCCGCCAATTTTGAGAGCGGCATGTTCCCCTTCTCGCAGCGCTACCTGAAGAACGGTTTCAAGGGCCACTTCTCCACCATCGGCTTGATCGGTGGTAACGAAGCCTGCCACAACCTGCTTGGTAAAGGCATCGATACTCCCTCCGGGTCTCGTCTCATGCAGAGGGTTCTGCATCACCTGCGCGATCTGACCGTGGAATTTCAGGAAGAAACCGGAAACCTCTTCAACCTTGAAGCTACTCCGGGTGAAGGTACCTGCTACCGTCTGGCTAAGATTGATAAAAATCTTTATGCCGATATCTACACCTCCGGTGAGGATACTCCATACTACACCAACTCCACTCTGCTGCCAGTAGGTTCCACCGAGGACGTTGTCTACGCTCTTGAGCACCAGAACGCCTTGCAGACATTGTACAATGGTGGAACAGTATTCCATTCCTTTCTCGGTGAAGCTATTCCTGATACCACCGCGCTCAAGAACTTCATCATCAAAGCCATGACTAATACTAAGATTCCTTATATCTCGGTAACTCCGACCTTCTCCGTCTGCGAAGATCACGGCTATCTCTACGGTGAGCATTTTGAGTGCCCCGAGTGCGGCAAAGATGCCGAGGTTTACACCCGTATCGTCGGCTACTACCGTCCTGTGAACCGCTGGAATAAGGGTAAGCAGGAAGAATATCGTGAAAGGACTGAGTACAGCTATAGTTCATGTACTTGCGGCTAGTTTTGTTCAGGTGCATATTCTGAAATATGAAGTCCGGGGATTAATTTCCCCGGACTTTTTTGCTAGGTGGCATTTATATTGTTTTATAAGTGCTTGCGTTGAAAGTTTTCAGAATGTAATTTGTGTACTGACCGGAACCATTAACAGTATAAGAGTATGATATTATCAGCCAGCCAGTTACGCGCTTTGCGCCAGAGGAATGATGAGGAGCTTCGCAAGGGGAACTATGCCAAGCACGGCTATCCTGCCAATACCATTCAGGACCTTCTGCATACTGTAGAGGCTTTGAAGAGCGAAAAGAAGAAATGGAAAAAGGTCGCTCAGGAGCGAGGCGAACTGCTTAATAAAATGACCGGACTGTTGGACGACTACAATAAATCAAAATAAAGAATCCTTACGTTATAAGGGCCCCGGACTGGTTATGCAGTTCGGGGTCTTTTTTTTGATAATAATATTTATAAATTTGTCTTTTATTAGTAAGTGCTTACGTGTTTGAGTTTGTTTCCTTTAAGTGTATGGGGGTGATTTGGAAACTAAAACGTCTCAAAGAGGGATTTATGATTAAATTGAAAAGCATAAATAGCAGAATCGCTATATTGATAGCAGTTGTTGTGTTTGTGGCTATTGTATCTTTGATTATGGTAGTCAACACAATGACCAGATCTGCTGTTTACAGTATACAGAAGCAGAATATGGAAGTGCTTAACAATGAGCTTGGACAGCAGGTCGAAACTTTTGCAGTCGGAGCAATTGTCAACTTGAAAAGTATTGCCAAAAATAAGGAATACTATCGTGCCTTTGTAGATTCTTACGCACTGGGCAGTGCCAGCAAATCTCTTAAAGAAGCTTTGGCTGAACTTGAAGGAGCCAATGCTATCGGTGTTATCGACCGTAATGGTAAGGTGGTCTACGGATGGACCAAATCAGGGCAGAGCCTTAAAGGCATGGACCTTAGAAAGCGACCCTATTTGCAGGAAATACTTGGCGGCAATGAATATTCCGTTTCGGATTTGTTCAAATATGATGGTGCAAAATGTTATAACCTTGCGTTTGCAGCCCCCATTAAAGACATGACCGGAAAGGCCTTCGGCGGTGTTTTTATAGTATACACATGGGAAGAATATGTCGAGAAACTGATCGGTGACATCACTATAGGAAAGCAGGGCTATGCTTTCATGCTGGATAGGGACGGTAGCTTTATCGCTCATAAAGATCCCAGTCTTATCATGAAAAATGTATCCTCATACGACTTTGTGCGCAGGAGCTTGTCTGCGGAAAATGGTTTTTTCTCTTACTCGTGGGAAGGGGAACAAAAAGTACTCTCTTTTAGCAGGATCCCTATGACCGACTGGGTTGTCTGCATGTCTGCTTATGAGTCCGACTTGACGGAGGCTGCCACACAGCAGCGTAATGTTCTCGCCGGATTGGGGTTACTGTTAATTATTATACTTGTTGGGCTGATCGTGTTTGTTATCCGCATGCAGGTGACCAAACCTATGGAAAGAATCAGGGATTTTACCGGTGAGATCGCTGCCGGTAACCTGAAAGCAGAGTTGAACGGAAAGTTTGTCTGCGAGCTCAAGGATCTTTCCCTCAATATTGAGCATATGGTTGGGGAATTGAAAAATAAACTCGGCTTTTCTGAAGGGGTTCTTAAAGGACTTGTTCTTCCATGCTGCATTGTCGGACCGGACGGAAATATTGCTTGGATCAACTCTCAGATTTGCGAACTGATTGAAAGCAGGGTTAGAGTTGAAGATGCAGTTGGCATGATTGCGGGTGAGTTCTTTTTTGGCGATAGGAGTAGGAGAACTCTTTCCCAGCAGGCAATCGCTGAAGAACGCCAGATTCAGCAGGAAGCTGAGTACACAACTTTTTCCGGTGCACATAAGAATATTATGGTTTCGGCCACCCCGTTTTACGATATGGACGGGCAGATGCTGGGCTCCGTGGCTGTCTGGTTTGACATGACGGAAATTCGCACTCAACAGCGAAAGATTGAGGAAAACAATATAATGATTTCCGAAGCGGCAGCCAGTGCCACCGAGGTTTCCAATCAGGTATCCAGTTTTTCTGAAGCTCTCGCGGCGCAGGTGGAGCAGTCCAGCCGTGGGGCGGAAGAGCAGTCGGTAATGGCAAGTGAGGCTGCCACGGCCATGGATGAAATGAACTCCACTGTTTTGGAAGTCGCGCGTAATGCCTCCTCTGCCGCAGACCTTGCACTTGAGTCTCAGGAAAAGGCCGGGGAAGGCGAGCGAATGGTTGCCAATGCGGTTTCGACTATCGCTGAGGTGCGCTCACAATCAGAACAATTGCAGGAAGATATGGCCGATCTGGGCAAACAGGCCGATGGAATTGGCAACATCATGGGTGTTATCAGCGATATTGCCGACCAGACAAACCTGCTGGCACTTAACGCTGCCATTGAAGCTGCCCGCGCCGGTGATGCCGGGCGTGGTTTTGCGGTGGTTGCTGATGAAGTTCGTAAGCTGGCAGAGAAGACTATGACCGCGACTTATGAGGTAGGTGAATATATTTCCAATATCCAAGCCAGTGCCGGAAAGAATATTGAAAATACGGAAAAATCTACTGAGGCCATCATGGACGTTACGGACTTGATTAACCAGTCCGGTGAAGTTTTGAAGGATATCGTGGATAAGGTTTCCGAAACCAATGATCAGGTTCGTTCCATTGCAACTGCATCGGAAGAGCAGTCCGCAGCCAGCGAGCAGATCAGTCGTTCTACCGGACAGATTAATTCTATTGCCGGGGAAACCGCACAGGCTATGAATGAGTCCGCTGAAGCGGTCAGCCGGATGTCCGGTTTGGCTAGGGAATTGGATGGTATTATCGGGCGTATGCAGAATTAATATTATAAATATATTGTAGCGAGTGTGGCTTAAAATAGGCCCTCGTACTGTTAATTCAGTGCGAGGGCTTTAATTATGTCAGCCTCTTGTTAAGTTTACTGGTATTCTACCTGATTAAACAGGGGAGTGCTGGCATGGAATTTCATTTTTATGATCAAAAAAGCTGGATGATTGGCTTGTTAAGGTTCATTGATTTTGATATTCAGTATCACGACTGAAGTGCTCTCCAGATATGTAGAATATCGTAGAATTGTAATTAAACGTTTTCCACAATTCACCTTCAAAAAATTGTCAAACAGATGTTGTAGTCATCTTACAGATATTACTACTCAAATAAATTAAGGAGTGCTGACATGGTTTTTTGAGACGAAATGAAGCTATTTTAGTTAGTGGGCAATTATAAATTTAGCTTCAGCAATAGAAAATAATATAACTAAAATAGAATGCGGTTAAAAAACTCCATAGTGATGGCGTGTTTTTGTTGCAAACAATAAGGGGGTTGGAATGAATTTCAAGAGTATTAATACAGGTCTTTCCATTTTGATAACTGCGATAGTTTCTATTTCAGTTGTCGCTTTTGTGGTTGTGGTCAGCTCCATGACCAATTCAGCTGTCCTGAGTATTCAGGAACAGAACATGGAAGTGCTGAACAATAAAGTAGTCAATCAGGTTGATCAATTTTTGGAGCTTTCAAAAAGTGATCTTGTTGATTACGCCAATAGTGCTGACCTTCAGAATGCATTTGTAGATGACGAATCCAGGAAAAGGATACTGAAGCAGTTCAAGCAGAAAATGAGTAACAATAGCAGACTTGCAACTTTGGCTGCTTTTGATTTGGATGGACAGATTGCTTTTGGTCTTAAGTCAGGCGGTCAGCCTACAGCTGCTGCGGACCTCCGTTCCCGTAAATATGTGCAAAAGATTTTGAATGGCAGTAATTTTGCTGTGTCTGAAGTTTTGAAATCTGCGTTGGATGGCCGATTTGTTGTGGCCATGGCTGTACCGGTCCGTAATGACCAGGGTAAGCTTATTGGTGGGTTCTTCTCTGCTGTTGATTGGCAAGATTATTCACAGGATATGATCGGAGATATTTCCATAGGTGAAGAGGGGTATGCCTATATTTTAGATAGTAAAGGTCGCATCATCGCCCATAAGGTCAATCAGGAGCTTATTTTAAAAGACGTTTCCAGTCAGCAGTTTGTCAAAGACAGTCTTGCTGCTTCCAAGGGTAAGACTGAATATGAATGGGAAGGTCGAGCCAAGATTCAGTTGTTTCAGGTTGTGCCCTCCACTGGCTGGGTTGTCTGCATGTCCGCTTATGTTTCGGATTTGACCAGAGCTGCAATTGAAGAGCGTAATATACTTATTGGAATGGGAACCGTCATGGTCTTGATTCTTGTAAGCGTGATTGTCTTTACCATCCGCAGGCAGGTTACCGGACCCATGGCTACCATTCGGGATTTCACAAGTGAGATTGCCCATGGTAATTTCAAAGCTGAACTTACTGGCAAATACGTCTGCGAACTTAAGGATCTTTCCGAGAATATTGATCACATGGTAGCGGAGCTTAAGAATAAACTTGGCTTCTCAGAGGGAGTGCTTAACGGTCTGGTGCTGCCTTGTGCGATTGTCGGTCCTGATGACAATATGCTTTGGGCTAACTCCGAAGTGTGTGAATTGGTTGAAAGCAAAATCGGTCCTGATAGACTTGATGGCATTAGTTCCGGGGAGTTCATTTACGGTGACGCTAGTCGAGAGACTGTTTTAGCGAAAGCGACAAAAGAAAAGCGTCAGATTCAGCAGGAAGTTGATTTTAGCACTCCTTCCGGACTCTTCAAGAATTTGATGGTATCTGCCACTCCATTTTATGATATGGACGGAGTTATGCTCGGCTCTGTGGCTTTGTGGATTGATATGACTGAAATCCGCGAACAGCAGCGCAAGATCGAAGAAAATAACATCATGATTTCCGAGGCCGCAGCCAGTGCCACCGAGGTTTCCAATCAGGTGTCAGGTTTTTCCGAGGCTTTGTCCGCACAGGTGGAGCAATCCAGCCGTGGTGCCGAAGAACAGTCGGTAATGGCCAGCGAAGCTGCTACTGCCATGGATGAGATGAATTCCACTGTATTCGAAGTCGCCCGTAATGCTTCCACCGCTGCTGAACTGGCAGATTCTTCTCAGCAGAAGGCCGGGGAAGGTGAGCAGAAGGTTGAACAGGCCGTTGAAACAATCACGCAGATTCGTGTTCAGTCTGACCAGATGCAGAAGGATATGGCCGATCTCGGTAAGCAGGCTGACGGCATCGGCAACATCATGGGTGTAATCAGTGATATTGCTGACCAGACCAACCTGCTGGCACTTAATGCCGCAATCGAGGCCGCTCGTGCCGGTGATGCCGGACGCGGTTTTGCTGTGGTTGCTGATGAGGTTCGCAAGCTTGCTGAATCCACTATGAATGCGACCAGTGAGGTTGGGGAATATATCGGTCGTATTCAGGAAAGTGCCAAAACTAACATCGCCAATACCGAGAAATCCACCAAGGCCATCGGAGAGGTAACCGAGTTGGTCAATCAGTCCGGTGATATCTTGAAGGAAATTGTGGATAAGGTTTCCGAGACAGCCGATCAGGTCCGCTCCATTGCGACTGCATCGGAAGAACAGTCCGCAGCCAGTGAACAGATCAGCCGCTCCACCGGACAGATCAATACCATTGCAAGTGAAACCGCGCAGGCTATGAATGAATCTGCCGAAGCGGTCAGCCGCATGTCCGAACTGGCAAAAGAACTGGATGGGATTATTGTCCGTATGCAGGGATAGTAATTAAGCTTAATAAGTAATAAAAGGCTGAGGCTCGCGTATATATGCGTAGAGTTTCAGCCTTTTTTAGGTATTCATCTCATTCTTGTCCAAATCATTGTCCTTTAAGTAACGAATGTATAGGTTTACATTGTGAAAAATGTTTAAGGAGATATGGATGGTTAAGGGATTGGTCTACTCGATATTGTCGGCAATCGGTCTGGGAACACTTGCAATCTTTTTTAAGCTCGGCCTCGCAATGGGGATGGAGCCTTTGGAATTAATTCAATACCGTTTTACGCTTGGTGCTGTTGTTCTTTTTGCGTGGCTGGGAATAACCAGTCCAAGGCTTCTTAGAGTCCGCCCGAAGGTTCTTATAAAAGCAGCGGTTCTAGGAGTCTTAATTTATCCGCTCCAGTCATGGCTTTTCATAATGGCACTAAAACATATCCCTGCTTCAACCACTTCTTTGATTTACTATTTTTATCCTTTGATGACGACGCTGATTGCGATTGTTTTTTTAAAACTAAGGCCGGGGCGGGCCGTTTTTGCCGCTTTGGGGTTGATTATTGCCGGAAGTGGACTCGTTTTTTATAATGCTTTTGCCCGGCAGCTTGATGAGCAGGGAATTATTTATGCTTTAGGGTGCATGGCCTGTTTCTCTATTTACTTGACGGTCATACAGATTTTTACCCGCGATGATGAAGCTAAGGTGATCGTCCCTTATGTTATTTTATGTATGGCGATTGTTTTCAGCCTGATTTCTTCACCTCTTAAGATATTTACATTAAATGCTCAGGGCTGGATGATTGCCGTGGGGCTGGGTGTAATCCCGACAGCTTTGGCGATAAGTCTTCTTTATAGAGCTGTGGATGCTATCGGAAGTGCCAACGCCGCAATTTTTTCCACTATCGAACCTGTAACCACGGTTCTGCTGGCAGCCTTTATTTTAGGAGAGCATATTTCCTTGATTCAGATTTTCGGAATGGCTTTGATTCTGTTGGGAATTATCTTGCCTAATTTGCAATTGCTTAAAAGAAAAGCAGTTGTCCGCGAGTAGTTTTTTCTTTTTTAGAGATACAAATAAAGAAAGCCCCTGCCGAGTACTCGGCAGGGGCTTTTGCTTTAGTTATCTGTAATCAGTTCCTACAGGAAGTACCAAGTCGCGGCGAGGCCGGTGATGGACATGGTAATAGTGTAGGGGAAGGCCATCTTAACCATCTGGCCGTATGAGAGCCTGATAAGCGGAGCAATGGCGGAGGTCAGCAGGAACAGGAATGCAGCCTGACCGTTAGGAGTTGCAACACTGGGGATGTTAGTACCGGTGTTGATTGCAACTGCGAGCAGGTCGAACTGTTCGCGGCTGATAAGGCCGTTCTGGAATGCTTTCAGGGTTTCAGATACGTATACTGTCGCAACAAATACGTTGTCTGAAAGCATGGAGAGCACGCCGTTAGCGATGTAGTATGCGGCCAACTGAACTTTACCTTCGAGGCTGAGAACGTAGTTGATTACCGGAGAAAAAAGGTGCTGTTCATGAATAACACCTACAATTGCAAAGAAAACAACCAGCAAAGCAGTAAAGGGCAGGGCCTCTTCAAATGCGTGTCCGATTCTGTGTTCTTCGGTAATACCGTTAAGAGCGGTCAGGAGAACGATTACAGTCAGACCGATAAGGCCTACTTCTGCAATGTGGAATGCCAGAGCGAGAACGAGGAAGAGAGCTGCACAGGCCTGAGTGAACAGAGCTGCTTTTTTCTTGAGGCTCATTTCTTCATCATTTTTGCGGTCTTCCTCTTCGAGGATTTCACGCACGTTCTGGGGCAGCTGGTAGCCGTATCCGAAGATACCGGTCACTTCCAGCATGATGCAGGTCAAAAGGCCTACAACCAGTACAGGCATGGATACCGGGGCAACTCTGATAAAGAACTCTATGAACTCCCAGCCCATGGTCTTACCGATGAGCAGGTTCTGAGGTTCACCAACGATGGTACATACACCACCGAGTGCTGTACCTACGGCACCGTGCATCATGAGGTTTCTCAGGAAGCCGCGAAATTCAGCAAGATGGCTGACACATTCACCTTTAAGCTTGGTATCATCAGACAGAGAGCATTTACCTGTGGAAGCAAAGCGGTGGTATATCCCGTAGAAACCGTATGCAACTGCAATGATTACAGCTGTAACGGTCAGTGCGTCGAGGAAAGCAGAGAGGATTGCTCCTGAAAATGAAAAGAGCAATGAGATGATGATTTTTGATTTGACGCGGGTAATGATCTTAGTGAAAGCATACTGGAGCATGTCTTTCATAAAATGGATACCTGCAACCATGAACATCAGCAGCAGAATTACCGGGAAGTTCAGTACCGTCTCGTTATAGACAGTTTCGGGTGAGGCCAGTCCAATTGCAATTGCTTCAACCGCGAGCAAGCCGCCTGCCGGAAGAGGATAGCACTTGAGTGCCATGGCCAGAGTGAAAATAAACTGTCCGATCAATACCCAACCGGTAATGAATGGGCCAGCTACGGCCATGAGAATCGGGTTGAGCACGAGAAAGCCGATAATGGTCAGTTTGTACCAGTCCGGAGAATTACCTAGTAGGTTCTTCTGCAGTGCCTGTGACATTGTTTTGGGCACGGGTTACTCCTTTTGCCTTTTGTGTGGGACCAAGCGATCAGTGGTTTCTTTAAAGATCACTGGGGACCAGCGGGTCGATTGTCAGTTCTGGATAGAGTCCCTGCAACTCTCCTTCAGGATAAGGCTGAAGGATATTGAAGGAGATGTCCTGAGTTTGCTGGGAATGGCCCGCTGTTTCTTCGGTTCCATCCCAGAAAGCACCATTAGCTTCGAGAATATGTTCGATACGGTGCCTGAATCCATCAACAAATTTAGCTCCGATACCTTCAAAGGTCATGTTGCCGAGACGGAACTGGCCTTTGAGTGCAGCGAAGTCAGAAAGAGGAATCGAGTGCATTTCGAGATCTTCTTGTTTGCTGATATAGCCCCAAACGAGATAGTTGTCAGGTATTTTAATGGGTTCTTGCGCATCTATAATTGTATGCGGCATTAATATGGTTCCCGCTCCGACTTCGATTTTAGAATCTTCTTTACCGTTGAGGAAAGAGTTGAAGCCAACGAAGGAACGTTTACCCATGTGGGTGTAAATCACTTTACCGCCGTGAGGGGTAACAACCTCTCCTTCGTAGACGGAATTGATGATGTAGCAGTTTTCCTGAGCATTCGCGCCGGGGCCGAGGGTAGAGTTCTCAATGTAGGACCTTTGAGCTACGAGAACATTTTTATCCACTTTGCAGTCGCCTTTGAGTACTGCGTAGGGGCTTACTGATGCACCTTCGGGAACGTCGATGGAAAGCTCAGGCTTAACTGAGGAATAGATGGGCACAAAGTCTTCTTTGCGCTCATCAAAGAAGTCCATGAGGATT
Coding sequences within:
- a CDS encoding PAS domain-containing protein, which produces MIKLKSINSRIAILIAVVVFVAIVSLIMVVNTMTRSAVYSIQKQNMEVLNNELGQQVETFAVGAIVNLKSIAKNKEYYRAFVDSYALGSASKSLKEALAELEGANAIGVIDRNGKVVYGWTKSGQSLKGMDLRKRPYLQEILGGNEYSVSDLFKYDGAKCYNLAFAAPIKDMTGKAFGGVFIVYTWEEYVEKLIGDITIGKQGYAFMLDRDGSFIAHKDPSLIMKNVSSYDFVRRSLSAENGFFSYSWEGEQKVLSFSRIPMTDWVVCMSAYESDLTEAATQQRNVLAGLGLLLIIILVGLIVFVIRMQVTKPMERIRDFTGEIAAGNLKAELNGKFVCELKDLSLNIEHMVGELKNKLGFSEGVLKGLVLPCCIVGPDGNIAWINSQICELIESRVRVEDAVGMIAGEFFFGDRSRRTLSQQAIAEERQIQQEAEYTTFSGAHKNIMVSATPFYDMDGQMLGSVAVWFDMTEIRTQQRKIEENNIMISEAAASATEVSNQVSSFSEALAAQVEQSSRGAEEQSVMASEAATAMDEMNSTVLEVARNASSAADLALESQEKAGEGERMVANAVSTIAEVRSQSEQLQEDMADLGKQADGIGNIMGVISDIADQTNLLALNAAIEAARAGDAGRGFAVVADEVRKLAEKTMTATYEVGEYISNIQASAGKNIENTEKSTEAIMDVTDLINQSGEVLKDIVDKVSETNDQVRSIATASEEQSAASEQISRSTGQINSIAGETAQAMNESAEAVSRMSGLARELDGIIGRMQN
- a CDS encoding PAS domain-containing protein, whose translation is MNFKSINTGLSILITAIVSISVVAFVVVVSSMTNSAVLSIQEQNMEVLNNKVVNQVDQFLELSKSDLVDYANSADLQNAFVDDESRKRILKQFKQKMSNNSRLATLAAFDLDGQIAFGLKSGGQPTAAADLRSRKYVQKILNGSNFAVSEVLKSALDGRFVVAMAVPVRNDQGKLIGGFFSAVDWQDYSQDMIGDISIGEEGYAYILDSKGRIIAHKVNQELILKDVSSQQFVKDSLAASKGKTEYEWEGRAKIQLFQVVPSTGWVVCMSAYVSDLTRAAIEERNILIGMGTVMVLILVSVIVFTIRRQVTGPMATIRDFTSEIAHGNFKAELTGKYVCELKDLSENIDHMVAELKNKLGFSEGVLNGLVLPCAIVGPDDNMLWANSEVCELVESKIGPDRLDGISSGEFIYGDASRETVLAKATKEKRQIQQEVDFSTPSGLFKNLMVSATPFYDMDGVMLGSVALWIDMTEIREQQRKIEENNIMISEAAASATEVSNQVSGFSEALSAQVEQSSRGAEEQSVMASEAATAMDEMNSTVFEVARNASTAAELADSSQQKAGEGEQKVEQAVETITQIRVQSDQMQKDMADLGKQADGIGNIMGVISDIADQTNLLALNAAIEAARAGDAGRGFAVVADEVRKLAESTMNATSEVGEYIGRIQESAKTNIANTEKSTKAIGEVTELVNQSGDILKEIVDKVSETADQVRSIATASEEQSAASEQISRSTGQINTIASETAQAMNESAEAVSRMSELAKELDGIIVRMQG
- a CDS encoding DMT family transporter: MFKEIWMVKGLVYSILSAIGLGTLAIFFKLGLAMGMEPLELIQYRFTLGAVVLFAWLGITSPRLLRVRPKVLIKAAVLGVLIYPLQSWLFIMALKHIPASTTSLIYYFYPLMTTLIAIVFLKLRPGRAVFAALGLIIAGSGLVFYNAFARQLDEQGIIYALGCMACFSIYLTVIQIFTRDDEAKVIVPYVILCMAIVFSLISSPLKIFTLNAQGWMIAVGLGVIPTALAISLLYRAVDAIGSANAAIFSTIEPVTTVLLAAFILGEHISLIQIFGMALILLGIILPNLQLLKRKAVVRE
- the nhaB gene encoding sodium/proton antiporter NhaB, giving the protein MPKTMSQALQKNLLGNSPDWYKLTIIGFLVLNPILMAVAGPFITGWVLIGQFIFTLAMALKCYPLPAGGLLAVEAIAIGLASPETVYNETVLNFPVILLLMFMVAGIHFMKDMLQYAFTKIITRVKSKIIISLLFSFSGAILSAFLDALTVTAVIIAVAYGFYGIYHRFASTGKCSLSDDTKLKGECVSHLAEFRGFLRNLMMHGAVGTALGGVCTIVGEPQNLLIGKTMGWEFIEFFIRVAPVSMPVLVVGLLTCIMLEVTGIFGYGYQLPQNVREILEEEDRKNDEEMSLKKKAALFTQACAALFLVLALAFHIAEVGLIGLTVIVLLTALNGITEEHRIGHAFEEALPFTALLVVFFAIVGVIHEQHLFSPVINYVLSLEGKVQLAAYYIANGVLSMLSDNVFVATVYVSETLKAFQNGLISREQFDLLAVAINTGTNIPSVATPNGQAAFLFLLTSAIAPLIRLSYGQMVKMAFPYTITMSITGLAATWYFL
- a CDS encoding transferase: MKQLNKLIDHIVNRVNINLREPLVDVGPYIKGLIPEDSFALYYAFYSLTNNHPLMFNFRHSSIGGTYFLGKCKVNHSILYKSDIRGDELKRSGSEVELNGQKIKLRDDEVIKIRDSFLMKTLVHNNSHDPENLECFKISNTVSLHYANIHGTSVEGCFLEPFSSVDLSIMHDCAVGAYSYVQAGELSHKRIKAGRVWVKADGAFEFNYQYPEEILEKYIRMEDSRPKGILMDFFDERKEDFVPIYSSVKPELSIDVPEGASVSPYAVLKGDCKVDKNVLVAQRSYIENSTLGPGANAQENCYIINSVYEGEVVTPHGGKVIYTHMGKRSFVGFNSFLNGKEDSKIEVGAGTILMPHTIIDAQEPIKIPDNYLVWGYISKQEDLEMHSIPLSDFAALKGQFRLGNMTFEGIGAKFVDGFRHRIEHILEANGAFWDGTEETAGHSQQTQDISFNILQPYPEGELQGLYPELTIDPLVPSDL